A window of Pirellula sp. SH-Sr6A contains these coding sequences:
- a CDS encoding ferredoxin family protein has translation MTHVVTQPCVGCRYTDCVVVCPVECFYEGEKMLYIHPDECIDCEACVAECPVEAIFHEDNVPAEWQSYIAMNAEQAPQSKVITEKKKPLVDS, from the coding sequence ATGACGCACGTTGTAACCCAACCATGCGTTGGCTGCCGATACACAGACTGCGTGGTGGTCTGCCCCGTGGAGTGTTTCTATGAAGGGGAGAAGATGCTCTATATCCATCCGGATGAGTGCATCGACTGCGAGGCGTGCGTCGCCGAGTGCCCGGTAGAAGCGATCTTCCACGAGGACAATGTACCTGCGGAGTGGCAGAGCTATATCGCGATGAATGCGGAGCAAGCACCTCAGAGCAAGGTTATTACCGAGAAGAAGAAGCCGTTGGTCGATTCGTGA
- a CDS encoding RNA polymerase sigma factor: protein MALSNLDRELLDKCLAKDTAAWQEFTDRFLALIVHVVNHTAASRNIQITTESRDDLVAEVFLSWIEKDFAALRRFRGRSSLATYLTVIARRVIVRRLSQLRIPNSHTSLLFDVPGSAPAPHLHNSLDFQSALAKLSPNEATALKMFHLEGCTYQEIGSRIGMPENSVGPLLSRARDKMKSLV, encoded by the coding sequence GTGGCACTCTCCAATCTCGATCGCGAACTGCTCGACAAGTGCCTCGCTAAGGACACCGCTGCCTGGCAAGAGTTCACGGACCGCTTCCTCGCCTTGATCGTCCACGTCGTCAACCACACTGCAGCCTCACGAAATATCCAAATCACCACCGAATCTCGGGATGATCTGGTCGCCGAAGTCTTCCTCTCCTGGATCGAAAAGGACTTCGCAGCACTCCGACGATTCCGCGGCCGAAGCTCCTTAGCTACCTACCTCACCGTCATCGCTCGACGCGTTATCGTTCGCAGACTCTCCCAACTAAGAATCCCCAACTCCCACACCAGCCTCCTGTTCGACGTACCAGGATCCGCACCCGCCCCGCATCTCCACAATTCGCTCGACTTCCAATCCGCACTCGCCAAACTCTCTCCCAACGAGGCGACAGCGCTGAAAATGTTCCACCTGGAAGGCTGCACCTACCAAGAAATCGGATCCCGAATCGGGATGCCCGAAAACAGCGTCGGGCCGCTCCTATCCCGCGCTCGGGACAAAATGAAAAGCTTGGTGTAA
- a CDS encoding diguanylate cyclase: MPRLKITYKMAIILATMSFGPMVAGQLTGLFQDETIELQKERVEKSRLVATACSTQLNNVDSIKLQMGCRDLLRKIEDLRSLRILRHDGLVLYASPGHEQYWTLPIESPSTLDQVRIPLMRGNSVFAELEIAFQPAAPDMVAMLARWLVVAAIGFALNFGSFSLFLNKALSVLDPKSAVPKRVRNTLDTIVGGVVILDAEGKILLVNDSFAKYVSQSIDELTRQRLNQLGWSREASEEDWPWEYVIREKSQKAGVKIHLKSGDEPRTFMVNATPVFDAQENISGALVSFEDITLMEVQRRHLLTVLSDLETSKEQIRRQNEVLHELATRDGLTGALNRRALLEKIDKLWGARNQGDRGLVTIMMDIDHFKKLNDQHGHSAGDAVLKEVVKTVSRIVEGRAVLGRFGGEEFCVVLSQATLEEGAALAEEIRGGIATELANPYRVTASLGVSSSLHGAPTIEAQIEQADQGLYAAKHGGRNGYRVWSPELEEQSKEEERKKAAKLASTDVEEQPVSYHAVVTLNSALIAKSPVIAAHSHRVAEICVTMARGVLPVGQLYTLEIAGMLHDIGCLATHQDAEHSDEHVSPDRVAKGVQILRSAFQSQVLLGIVTHQNASVREMDALEDIAVVAGAKILAIANAYDIATSELSESPLSHEEAIAWLRQEVGSRFDSEWVERFADSPYGWRPVSGMGDVAMLDSALMVGYQLERVIHCFESGNLMGLKPRLESLQTLARKIEMPWIGRIIEELQGDLERKAVADWGSLAPLVQDLVEICLSIQRAHLRSDLAVCEPTVASVR, translated from the coding sequence ATGCCAAGGTTAAAGATCACCTACAAGATGGCGATCATCCTCGCGACGATGTCGTTTGGACCGATGGTGGCTGGGCAGTTGACGGGACTTTTTCAAGACGAGACGATCGAGTTGCAGAAGGAGCGGGTGGAGAAAAGTCGGTTGGTTGCGACGGCTTGCTCGACCCAGCTCAATAACGTCGACAGCATCAAGTTGCAGATGGGGTGCCGAGACTTGCTGCGTAAAATTGAGGACTTGCGAAGCCTTCGGATTCTGCGTCATGATGGGTTGGTGCTCTATGCCAGCCCTGGGCACGAGCAGTATTGGACACTCCCGATCGAGTCCCCCTCGACGTTGGATCAAGTGCGCATACCCCTGATGCGTGGGAATTCGGTTTTTGCCGAATTGGAAATAGCGTTTCAACCGGCAGCCCCCGATATGGTGGCCATGCTTGCTCGGTGGTTGGTGGTAGCAGCGATTGGCTTTGCGTTGAACTTCGGAAGTTTCTCTTTGTTTCTAAACAAGGCGCTGAGTGTGCTCGATCCGAAGAGCGCGGTGCCGAAACGCGTGCGGAATACATTGGACACCATCGTCGGTGGGGTGGTGATTCTCGATGCCGAAGGGAAGATCCTTTTGGTCAATGACTCGTTTGCCAAGTACGTTTCGCAATCGATAGATGAACTGACCCGTCAGCGGCTCAATCAGCTGGGGTGGTCGCGCGAGGCTTCGGAAGAAGATTGGCCATGGGAGTATGTCATTCGTGAGAAGTCGCAAAAGGCTGGTGTGAAGATCCACTTGAAGTCCGGTGATGAACCGAGGACCTTCATGGTGAATGCCACTCCGGTATTCGATGCTCAAGAGAATATCTCCGGTGCATTGGTTAGTTTCGAAGACATCACGTTGATGGAAGTGCAACGGCGACATTTGTTGACAGTGTTGAGCGATTTGGAAACATCGAAGGAGCAAATTCGCAGGCAGAACGAGGTGCTGCATGAGTTGGCCACACGCGACGGGCTAACAGGAGCATTGAATCGCCGCGCGTTGCTGGAGAAGATCGACAAGCTGTGGGGGGCAAGGAATCAGGGGGATCGGGGGTTGGTGACCATCATGATGGACATCGACCATTTCAAAAAGTTGAACGACCAACATGGCCACTCCGCAGGGGATGCGGTTTTGAAGGAAGTCGTGAAGACTGTTTCGCGGATTGTCGAAGGTCGGGCGGTTTTAGGACGGTTCGGCGGGGAGGAGTTCTGTGTGGTCCTTTCTCAAGCGACTTTGGAGGAAGGGGCTGCATTGGCGGAGGAGATTCGTGGAGGAATCGCCACCGAGCTTGCGAATCCCTATCGAGTGACCGCGAGTCTTGGGGTATCGAGCAGCCTCCATGGGGCACCGACGATCGAGGCCCAGATCGAGCAGGCGGACCAGGGGCTTTATGCGGCCAAGCATGGGGGGCGAAATGGGTATCGAGTCTGGAGTCCAGAATTGGAGGAGCAGTCGAAGGAAGAAGAGCGAAAGAAGGCGGCCAAATTGGCGTCGACCGACGTGGAGGAGCAACCTGTTTCCTACCATGCTGTCGTTACGTTGAACTCCGCGTTGATTGCGAAGTCGCCGGTGATAGCAGCGCACTCGCATCGCGTGGCCGAGATTTGCGTGACGATGGCCCGAGGGGTACTGCCGGTCGGGCAGCTCTATACGTTGGAAATCGCTGGGATGTTGCATGACATCGGCTGTTTGGCGACCCATCAGGACGCGGAGCATTCGGACGAGCATGTCAGTCCTGACCGCGTGGCGAAGGGGGTTCAGATTCTCCGATCCGCGTTCCAGAGTCAGGTGCTTTTGGGGATCGTTACGCACCAAAACGCATCGGTCCGAGAGATGGACGCTTTGGAGGACATCGCTGTGGTCGCGGGAGCGAAGATCCTTGCGATTGCGAATGCCTACGACATCGCTACTTCCGAGCTTTCTGAGTCACCTTTGTCGCATGAAGAGGCCATTGCGTGGTTGAGACAGGAGGTAGGGAGTCGTTTCGATAGCGAGTGGGTCGAGCGGTTTGCCGATTCGCCTTATGGATGGCGACCTGTATCTGGAATGGGAGACGTGGCGATGCTCGACAGCGCGTTGATGGTGGGGTATCAGTTGGAGCGGGTGATTCATTGTTTTGAGTCGGGGAATTTGATGGGGCTCAAGCCTCGGTTGGAGAGTTTGCAGACGTTGGCGCGGAAGATCGAGATGCCTTGGATTGGTAGGATCATCGAGGAGCTTCAAGGGGATTTGGAGCGGAAGGCGGTTGCGGATTGGGGATCCCTCGCGCCGCTGGTGCAGGATTTGGTGGAGATCTGTTTGAGCATCCAGCGCGCCCACTTGCGCTCGGACCTTGCCGTTTGCGAGCCGACCGTTGCGAGTGTTCGGTAG
- a CDS encoding TolC family protein — MFLRGRVTQGAVGWAFIASVSLCALMSRPLQAWQPPSPPAFHRDVSSEDFERFLQSNPRNLAPNLPVAVAATAIPTAPSPAPQPIRLSPPLPLPQPDVRPPLSRQPAVEAYMPDEKDQIPFQPWGGAWWESPTSGAQRPLLTSRQDRICYVELDQLVWLSTQYSKRLQSILKVPRIQRTEIDVARGDFDPRSFAQSTFHDTSDPVGNTLTTGGPRRLNDYFWENAAGIRDRNSFGGKTEFSQSFNARDSNSLFFLPKNQVDSKLTLNYTQPLMRGSGVFYNTSTVVINETKTAGSIAVANRELQDQTIRIHSIYWELVLARFQMVQAINARSRFEDLKTRLQYREGRDLLAMYLLRADKTIAEQDALIAELKAKIRGFQAELAVMVGAPDIQRTVCDELIPMTLPVASLPPIDSFEDEYYNAIMYRGDVQAIRHEIAIASIQKQMAYQELKPTLDLVLEGYVRGLEGDKQLMQSFLRQFDTGAPSYAGGFVYQNPLHNRTARANQLGKSLALEKLVCDFEYKLMEAGAQVYRSVERTKGTYLSIFAALRAAEAAAAEVEAYDSRLEDYFSENGSTSSILNELIDAEMRLVAAERELATRQVEHMQALIQVKYESGTLMTLTTENSPPEDIPLR; from the coding sequence GTGTTTTTGCGGGGCAGGGTGACTCAAGGAGCCGTAGGGTGGGCGTTTATCGCGTCCGTATCGCTCTGCGCCCTGATGTCGCGGCCCCTCCAAGCATGGCAACCACCCTCCCCCCCTGCTTTCCACCGAGACGTCTCCAGCGAGGATTTCGAACGCTTTCTCCAATCCAATCCCCGGAATCTCGCTCCAAACCTCCCCGTCGCCGTTGCCGCCACCGCGATACCTACGGCTCCCTCCCCGGCCCCACAGCCGATCCGACTCTCTCCGCCGCTTCCTCTCCCGCAGCCTGATGTCCGGCCTCCGCTATCCCGACAACCCGCAGTCGAAGCCTATATGCCGGACGAAAAGGACCAGATACCTTTCCAGCCTTGGGGAGGAGCCTGGTGGGAATCCCCCACCAGCGGTGCCCAACGCCCCCTGCTGACCTCACGCCAGGATCGCATTTGTTACGTGGAATTGGACCAACTCGTCTGGCTTTCGACCCAGTACTCCAAACGCCTGCAGAGCATCCTGAAAGTACCTCGCATCCAGCGGACGGAAATCGATGTCGCTCGCGGCGACTTCGACCCCCGCAGCTTCGCGCAATCGACATTCCACGACACCTCGGACCCAGTTGGCAATACCCTCACCACGGGCGGCCCACGCCGACTCAACGACTATTTCTGGGAAAACGCAGCCGGTATTCGCGATCGCAATTCGTTCGGTGGCAAGACGGAGTTCAGCCAATCCTTCAACGCGCGGGATAGCAATTCCCTTTTCTTTCTGCCGAAAAACCAAGTCGACTCGAAACTGACCCTCAATTACACCCAACCTTTAATGCGTGGGTCCGGAGTCTTCTACAATACCTCCACCGTCGTCATCAACGAAACCAAGACGGCAGGGTCTATCGCGGTCGCTAACCGGGAATTGCAAGACCAGACGATTCGTATCCACTCGATCTATTGGGAACTTGTCCTCGCCCGATTTCAAATGGTCCAAGCCATCAATGCGAGGTCCCGCTTTGAAGATTTGAAGACCCGGTTGCAATACCGAGAAGGCCGGGACTTGCTCGCCATGTATCTGCTTCGTGCCGACAAGACCATTGCCGAACAAGACGCGTTGATCGCCGAACTCAAAGCCAAAATACGTGGCTTCCAAGCGGAACTCGCCGTCATGGTAGGGGCACCCGACATCCAACGGACCGTTTGCGATGAACTGATCCCGATGACCCTGCCCGTCGCATCCCTCCCCCCGATCGATTCGTTCGAGGACGAATACTACAACGCGATTATGTACCGTGGGGATGTCCAAGCGATTCGACACGAAATTGCGATCGCCTCGATCCAAAAACAAATGGCCTACCAAGAACTGAAACCTACCCTGGATCTGGTCTTGGAAGGCTACGTGCGCGGACTGGAAGGGGACAAACAACTCATGCAGTCCTTCCTCAGACAGTTCGATACCGGCGCGCCGAGCTACGCGGGAGGATTCGTTTATCAGAACCCGCTCCATAACCGAACCGCGCGAGCGAACCAACTCGGTAAATCGCTCGCGCTCGAAAAACTCGTGTGCGATTTCGAATACAAACTCATGGAAGCAGGAGCGCAAGTTTACCGATCGGTGGAACGGACCAAGGGGACTTATCTCTCTATCTTCGCAGCGCTGCGAGCCGCCGAAGCCGCTGCCGCAGAAGTGGAAGCGTACGATTCCCGACTGGAAGACTACTTCTCGGAAAACGGGTCTACCAGCTCGATCCTCAACGAATTGATCGATGCCGAAATGCGGTTGGTCGCCGCGGAACGCGAACTCGCCACCCGACAGGTTGAGCACATGCAGGCCTTGATCCAAGTCAAATACGAATCGGGTACCCTGATGACCCTGACCACCGAAAACTCCCCGCCAGAAGACATTCCACTCCGCTAA
- a CDS encoding MBL fold metallo-hydrolase produces the protein MLQRKYIFPNVIELNVQAGHLIGCNVYLIHDSEEWALIDVGYEDDVDEIVELIRNLDFGLSKCKTLIATHADVDHCQGLAKLKQILKTTVTAHPKAASLLEAGDRLKTFAEIEAQGIHEEMPAVTVENHVNDGDIITIGNLSLEVWSTPGHADSQLAFRLGNLLLSGDNIYRDGGVGAIDAHHGSDIPDFIASLKRIREADVEWLLPSHGPYFRKDPKMIDQVIARLNSYLHLSDFGTCAIGWPLIDQWEQEIAEGKLPS, from the coding sequence ATGCTCCAGCGCAAATACATCTTTCCCAATGTGATCGAACTGAACGTCCAAGCGGGACATTTGATCGGATGCAACGTCTACCTTATTCACGACTCGGAAGAGTGGGCTCTGATCGACGTCGGATACGAAGACGATGTCGATGAGATCGTTGAGCTCATTCGAAATTTGGACTTCGGCCTCTCGAAATGCAAAACCCTGATCGCCACGCACGCTGACGTCGATCACTGCCAAGGGCTCGCGAAACTCAAACAAATTCTCAAGACCACCGTCACGGCCCACCCGAAAGCCGCTAGCTTGCTCGAGGCCGGAGACCGGCTCAAGACGTTTGCCGAAATCGAAGCGCAAGGTATCCATGAGGAGATGCCTGCTGTCACGGTAGAGAACCATGTGAACGATGGGGATATCATCACCATCGGAAACCTTTCGCTCGAAGTTTGGTCAACTCCCGGTCACGCAGACAGTCAGCTCGCCTTTCGCCTTGGAAACCTCCTGCTGAGCGGGGACAATATCTATCGGGATGGGGGAGTGGGGGCGATCGACGCACACCACGGTAGCGATATTCCCGACTTCATCGCATCCCTGAAACGCATCCGAGAGGCGGACGTCGAGTGGCTTCTTCCCAGCCATGGACCTTACTTTCGCAAGGATCCGAAAATGATCGATCAAGTCATCGCGAGGCTGAACAGCTATCTGCACCTCTCCGATTTCGGAACTTGTGCCATCGGCTGGCCATTGATCGATCAATGGGAACAAGAAATCGCAGAAGGAAAGCTTCCTTCGTAA
- a CDS encoding trans-sulfuration enzyme family protein: MKQPNPRPLSPPIQLSGVWEMDSIEQADGILGGTTEGFVYRRDGHPNATDLAHQLAALHRFEHGIVTAQGMSALAAACLSLLKPRDTVILAQPLYGKTSYLVKEELHRWGIKWIDIDATDLNAWDTALAQRPQLAIVETITNPRMSVPDLQAICDRAHGANPDPCIVLVDNTFATPALCQPSRFGADLVMESLSKFACGHGDAMLGFLGGNSEVWGRIRSTVSAYGLASSPLDCWLTQRGLATLDVRMERAAATAQILAERFANHASLRFLDYPGLPTDKSNHVARAQFGQRFGNMMTLHLHGGIDAANRFIARTQNAIPFCPSLGDTRTTLSHPASTSHRSYATDALQRLGIDGGTLRFSIGLEQPDALTLAIEKGLA, encoded by the coding sequence ATGAAACAGCCCAACCCACGACCCCTGTCACCTCCGATCCAACTCTCCGGCGTCTGGGAAATGGATTCTATCGAACAAGCCGATGGGATTCTCGGAGGCACCACAGAAGGCTTCGTCTATCGCCGCGACGGCCACCCCAACGCCACAGACCTCGCCCACCAGCTGGCAGCGCTCCATCGCTTCGAACACGGAATAGTGACCGCGCAAGGGATGAGCGCACTGGCAGCAGCCTGCTTGTCCCTCTTGAAACCGCGCGACACGGTGATCCTCGCTCAACCCTTATACGGCAAGACCTCCTACCTGGTCAAAGAAGAGCTCCACCGGTGGGGTATCAAGTGGATCGATATCGATGCGACCGATCTCAACGCTTGGGATACAGCCTTGGCCCAACGACCGCAACTTGCCATCGTCGAGACCATCACCAACCCACGGATGAGCGTCCCGGATCTCCAAGCCATTTGCGATCGGGCCCACGGAGCCAACCCCGACCCCTGCATCGTTCTCGTCGACAACACCTTCGCGACCCCCGCTCTTTGTCAACCGAGTCGCTTCGGAGCCGATCTCGTAATGGAAAGCTTGAGCAAATTCGCGTGCGGGCATGGCGATGCCATGCTCGGCTTCCTGGGCGGCAACTCGGAGGTGTGGGGCCGCATACGAAGCACGGTCAGCGCCTACGGACTGGCTAGCAGTCCGCTCGATTGCTGGCTGACTCAGCGAGGCCTAGCGACCCTCGATGTCCGCATGGAACGAGCTGCCGCAACCGCCCAAATCCTCGCGGAACGCTTCGCGAACCACGCTTCCTTAAGATTTCTCGACTATCCGGGCCTTCCCACCGACAAAAGCAATCACGTCGCCCGCGCCCAATTTGGCCAACGCTTCGGAAACATGATGACTCTGCACCTTCACGGAGGCATAGACGCTGCGAATCGATTTATTGCACGCACCCAGAACGCGATCCCCTTTTGCCCTTCCCTCGGTGACACACGAACCACGTTGAGCCACCCCGCATCCACGAGCCACCGCTCCTATGCGACGGATGCGTTGCAACGACTCGGGATCGACGGCGGAACGCTTCGCTTCTCTATCGGTTTAGAACAACCGGATGCACTGACCCTCGCTATCGAAAAAGGTCTTGCTTAG
- a CDS encoding dihydroorotate dehydrogenase electron transfer subunit: MNSTTLAPASTTGVCSPRFEFVSTQICRHRVIAKDTWQLTVAIPAFARRTLPGQFFMVRIAGANDPLIGRAFALYDVHDGADGKPEAISVVYIVKGKFTRALSQCVAGDQVEIWGPLGNHFSTSPVEHLILVAGGVGQTPMLTTALAALGKRAFGTDSCTEAYAKRVSLCYGARNREYLAGLPEFQSACSDVHIATEDGSIGVSGRVTDVLVPLLEENPSSSKRIVCCGPEPMMRAVSQIAARYSVPCEVSLETPMACGIGICFTCVAKVRQEDGEWDYKRTCIDGPIFPGDTIVWE, encoded by the coding sequence ATGAATAGCACAACCCTGGCCCCGGCCAGTACCACGGGAGTTTGCTCACCTCGATTCGAGTTCGTGTCGACCCAGATCTGTCGGCATCGGGTGATTGCGAAAGATACTTGGCAATTGACGGTCGCGATTCCTGCGTTTGCCCGCAGGACCTTGCCCGGACAATTCTTTATGGTGCGCATCGCCGGGGCAAACGATCCTTTGATCGGTCGAGCGTTTGCACTCTACGATGTCCATGATGGCGCCGATGGGAAGCCGGAGGCGATCAGCGTGGTCTATATCGTGAAAGGTAAATTCACGCGCGCCCTTTCGCAGTGTGTTGCGGGTGATCAAGTGGAGATTTGGGGGCCCTTGGGCAATCACTTCTCAACGTCCCCTGTCGAGCATTTGATCCTCGTTGCGGGAGGAGTCGGACAAACTCCCATGCTAACAACGGCTCTCGCCGCTCTCGGAAAACGAGCATTCGGAACAGATTCTTGCACCGAAGCCTACGCGAAGCGAGTTTCGCTTTGCTATGGAGCTAGGAATCGCGAGTATTTGGCAGGGCTTCCCGAATTTCAATCGGCCTGCAGCGATGTCCACATCGCGACCGAAGATGGTTCGATCGGAGTTTCAGGAAGGGTGACCGACGTGCTGGTCCCCTTGTTGGAGGAGAATCCCAGCAGTAGCAAGCGAATTGTTTGTTGCGGGCCGGAACCGATGATGCGCGCCGTGAGCCAGATCGCTGCTCGCTACAGCGTTCCATGTGAAGTCTCTTTGGAAACACCGATGGCATGCGGCATCGGCATTTGTTTCACATGCGTTGCCAAGGTCCGGCAAGAGGATGGCGAATGGGATTACAAGCGAACGTGCATCGATGGTCCGATCTTCCCGGGCGATACCATCGTTTGGGAATGA
- a CDS encoding alpha/beta hydrolase family protein: MARHSQRVVIPTSDGLELTGILEVPDAERLGTILFSHCFTCSKDLKAIVRISRELANLGWIVLRYDFRGLGGSQGEFAKSNFSTNCVDLQAAAEFLEQEYDGADFLMGHSFGGAASLAMTQSIESVIGVIALATPSDTHHLASLLESMDPSIVLEGRGEVTIGGFTYPVERQMLEDFRSFDLPASVAALRKPMLALHSPTDETVAYEHALWNCDFANARTRPEGPRSLITLPNCNHLLTDEKHCRWVATQINSWCQSFD; encoded by the coding sequence ATGGCTAGACATTCGCAGAGGGTCGTCATTCCGACCTCGGATGGTTTGGAATTGACCGGCATCCTGGAGGTACCCGATGCGGAGCGGCTAGGGACGATACTTTTCTCGCATTGTTTTACATGCAGCAAAGATCTCAAAGCGATCGTTCGAATCTCTCGCGAGTTAGCGAATCTCGGTTGGATCGTCTTGCGATACGATTTTCGAGGGCTCGGAGGGAGCCAGGGAGAATTCGCCAAGTCGAATTTCAGCACCAATTGTGTGGATTTGCAGGCCGCCGCGGAGTTCTTAGAACAGGAGTACGACGGGGCGGATTTTCTGATGGGGCATAGTTTCGGCGGGGCTGCGAGTTTGGCCATGACTCAATCGATTGAGTCCGTGATCGGCGTGATCGCATTGGCTACCCCGAGCGATACCCACCATTTGGCTTCCCTCTTGGAGTCGATGGATCCATCCATCGTGCTAGAGGGGCGAGGGGAAGTCACGATTGGAGGATTTACCTATCCGGTTGAGCGGCAGATGCTCGAAGATTTCCGCAGTTTTGATCTTCCTGCGAGTGTTGCGGCGCTGAGAAAGCCGATGTTGGCATTGCACTCTCCGACGGATGAGACGGTTGCGTACGAGCACGCGTTATGGAATTGCGATTTCGCCAATGCAAGGACTCGGCCGGAGGGGCCTCGATCGCTGATAACCTTACCCAACTGCAATCACTTGCTCACCGACGAAAAGCATTGTCGATGGGTCGCAACTCAAATCAATAGTTGGTGCCAGTCGTTCGACTGA
- a CDS encoding DUF1080 domain-containing protein, with translation MRNPFRPSRVSSAFGSFCLVASLACVFTASWSNCIGRAWGDEFKPDQSKIPVAPPEKAIVLVGEKEHAFLAMDGSPINWPFQNGVLTSTKGKNQNHIVSKWHFRDADIHVEFKVSPQGEGNSGIYIHGHYELQILDSHGRPEDKLSQQDEGSIYGFAKPLVNAAKPAGEWQVYDIRYRAPRRNESGVITEPGRITAWLNGSKVQENTPFEEPRSVFHPFRFGTTPYLQVIAPKLKETQVGPVFLQDHNSPTEYRNVWIVPLDDLAKMYEPGK, from the coding sequence ATGCGCAATCCTTTCCGTCCTAGCCGCGTTTCTTCCGCATTCGGTTCGTTCTGCCTCGTCGCATCGTTGGCTTGTGTTTTCACAGCGAGCTGGAGTAATTGCATCGGGCGAGCTTGGGGAGACGAGTTTAAGCCGGACCAATCCAAAATCCCTGTCGCTCCACCCGAGAAGGCGATCGTGCTGGTGGGAGAAAAGGAGCATGCGTTTCTCGCGATGGATGGCAGCCCCATCAATTGGCCATTTCAAAACGGGGTTTTGACCTCGACCAAGGGTAAGAACCAGAACCATATCGTTTCCAAGTGGCACTTCCGTGATGCCGACATTCACGTCGAATTCAAAGTGAGCCCCCAAGGAGAGGGGAACAGCGGTATCTACATCCATGGCCACTACGAGCTCCAGATCCTCGACAGTCATGGAAGACCGGAGGACAAGCTTTCGCAGCAGGACGAAGGCTCGATCTACGGGTTTGCAAAACCCCTGGTGAACGCTGCGAAACCTGCTGGAGAATGGCAGGTCTATGACATCCGTTATCGCGCCCCACGGCGAAACGAATCGGGGGTCATCACGGAACCGGGCCGTATCACAGCTTGGTTGAACGGTTCGAAGGTTCAAGAGAACACACCGTTCGAAGAGCCCCGCTCCGTATTCCATCCCTTTCGCTTCGGCACGACTCCTTATTTACAAGTTATTGCACCTAAGTTAAAAGAGACTCAAGTGGGGCCTGTGTTTCTGCAAGATCACAACAGCCCCACCGAGTATCGAAATGTTTGGATCGTGCCGCTGGATGATTTGGCGAAGATGTACGAGCCTGGGAAGTAG